The Martelella sp. AD-3 genome includes a region encoding these proteins:
- a CDS encoding IclR family transcriptional regulator C-terminal domain-containing protein, whose product MDRPTDTIASFAKGLRVITCFGAETPRLSIAEVSAATGLDRATARRCLLTLHAEGYASYDGKYFALTPQALRLGMSALNALPLPQRVQPWLDQLSERIGQSCSVAILDGTEIVYIARAAQRRVMSIGLMPGSRLPAHCTSMGRVLLAALPEAEARARIESADLSPRTPASLSSPDEIMERIAAARHDGFALIDQEVETGLRSIAVPIIDGRGQTLAALNTGMAVTAEPAETLVETYLPQLLKMQQNLSRIV is encoded by the coding sequence ATGGACAGGCCGACCGATACCATTGCCTCCTTCGCCAAGGGCCTGCGCGTCATAACCTGTTTCGGCGCGGAAACGCCCCGGCTTTCCATCGCCGAGGTATCGGCGGCAACCGGACTTGACCGGGCCACTGCGCGGCGTTGCCTGCTGACGCTGCATGCCGAGGGCTATGCGAGTTATGACGGCAAGTATTTCGCGCTGACGCCGCAGGCCCTGAGGCTCGGCATGAGCGCGCTTAACGCACTGCCGCTGCCGCAACGGGTCCAGCCCTGGCTCGACCAGTTGTCCGAGCGGATCGGCCAGTCCTGCTCGGTTGCCATTCTCGACGGCACCGAGATCGTCTATATCGCGCGCGCAGCCCAGCGGCGGGTGATGTCTATCGGACTGATGCCCGGTTCCAGACTGCCCGCTCACTGCACCTCCATGGGACGCGTCCTGCTGGCGGCCCTTCCCGAGGCGGAGGCGCGGGCGCGGATCGAAAGCGCGGATCTTTCGCCGCGCACGCCGGCGAGCCTCTCCTCGCCCGACGAGATCATGGAGCGGATCGCCGCGGCGCGGCACGACGGCTTCGCCCTCATTGATCAGGAAGTGGAGACCGGCCTGCGCTCGATCGCCGTTCCCATCATCGACGGGCGCGGCCAGACGCTCGCCGCGCTCAACACCGGCATGGCGGTGACCGCCGAGCCGGCTGAAACGCTGGTCGAGACCTATCTTCCGCAGCTATTGAAAATGCAGCAGAACCTCAGCCGCATTGTCTGA
- a CDS encoding helix-turn-helix domain-containing protein, translating into MDKTRDIPVFSLFGETAPFPDVVHCERFRDRAPQHDWHIGAHRHGQMAQVFIMHRGEAAIRIDEETHLLGDGRFHYIAPQVVHALGIAGGSDGHVISIPAFVLSGIASSSAELGERFARPFCGAADAVSLGILRELTGCFRAARPYRNAVLVGLTQAFLAAIAAVQADARDPAASGYERQRRRLDALMAEHRGDRWRPKDYARALSITTGHLSRICRETVGQSATDYIENAVLAEACRLLAFTREPVAEIGYRLGYRDPSYFSRRFRVLKGVTPSDYRERFSTAAD; encoded by the coding sequence ATGGATAAGACGCGCGACATACCGGTTTTCAGCCTTTTCGGAGAGACGGCGCCCTTTCCGGATGTCGTTCATTGTGAGCGCTTTCGCGACCGCGCGCCGCAGCATGACTGGCATATCGGCGCCCATCGTCACGGGCAGATGGCGCAGGTCTTCATCATGCATCGCGGCGAGGCGGCGATCCGGATCGATGAGGAGACGCATCTGCTCGGCGACGGGCGGTTTCACTATATCGCGCCGCAGGTTGTGCACGCGCTCGGCATTGCCGGCGGATCGGACGGGCATGTGATTTCCATCCCGGCCTTCGTGCTTTCGGGCATCGCCTCATCCTCCGCCGAACTCGGCGAGCGCTTTGCCCGTCCCTTCTGCGGCGCAGCCGACGCGGTTTCGCTTGGCATTCTGCGTGAACTGACCGGCTGTTTCCGCGCGGCCCGGCCCTATCGCAATGCCGTGCTGGTCGGGCTCACCCAGGCCTTTCTTGCCGCAATCGCCGCAGTGCAGGCCGATGCGCGCGATCCGGCCGCCTCGGGTTACGAGCGCCAGCGCCGCCGCCTTGATGCCCTGATGGCCGAACATCGCGGCGATCGCTGGCGGCCGAAGGATTATGCCCGCGCGCTGTCCATCACCACCGGCCATCTGAGCCGCATCTGTCGGGAAACCGTCGGGCAGAGCGCCACAGATTACATCGAAAACGCCGTCCTTGCCGAGGCCTGCCGCCTGCTCGCCTTCACGCGCGAGCCCGTAGCCGAGATCGGCTACAGGCTCGGCTATCGCGATCCCTCCTATTTCTCGCGCCGGTTCAGGGTGTTGAAGGGGGTGACGCCGAGCGACTATCGCGAGCGGTTTTCCACTGCGGCGGATTGA
- a CDS encoding transketolase family protein, with amino-acid sequence MVEMVSRPYAAAFEKFAAGNPDILCLSADLTSSCEVDGFRDRHPDQFLSLGMAEQNMMSFAGGLGLAGFRPFIHTFGVFMYRRPYDQLMASVAYPRRKVRLMGFLPGVTTPGGMTHQSIEDISVMRSIPNMTILETGDATEVESICEAADSIDGPVWCRVLRGSVPRLFDTPIKVGEMRELSDGDDVLVVTAGITTEEAMRARSALKNAGLSIRHLHLHTIKPFDAKALLDHVGSVRHGVITLENHVTEGGIGSLVAETMADAGVGKRLIRLGLKDTYAHGGSRSYLMRYYGLDALALVRGVEELVGESFGIDESDLDSARVEDVHSLVKAEAL; translated from the coding sequence ATGGTAGAAATGGTATCGCGCCCCTATGCGGCGGCATTTGAAAAATTTGCTGCAGGCAATCCCGATATTCTGTGCCTTTCGGCGGATCTGACCTCGTCATGCGAAGTGGACGGGTTTCGCGACCGGCATCCCGATCAGTTCCTCTCGCTCGGCATGGCGGAACAGAACATGATGAGCTTTGCGGGCGGGCTGGGGCTTGCCGGCTTCAGGCCCTTCATACACACCTTCGGCGTCTTCATGTATCGCCGGCCGTATGATCAGTTGATGGCCTCGGTCGCCTATCCCCGCCGCAAGGTGCGGCTGATGGGATTCCTGCCCGGCGTCACCACGCCCGGCGGCATGACCCATCAGTCGATCGAGGATATTTCGGTGATGCGGTCGATCCCGAACATGACCATCCTCGAAACCGGCGATGCGACCGAGGTGGAAAGCATCTGCGAGGCCGCCGACAGCATTGACGGTCCCGTCTGGTGCCGGGTGCTGCGCGGTTCCGTGCCGCGCCTGTTCGACACGCCCATCAAGGTGGGCGAGATGCGCGAACTGAGCGATGGCGACGATGTTCTGGTGGTCACCGCCGGCATTACCACGGAAGAGGCGATGCGCGCGCGCTCGGCGCTGAAGAATGCGGGCCTTTCGATCCGCCATCTTCATCTCCACACGATCAAGCCGTTTGACGCCAAGGCGCTGCTCGATCATGTCGGCTCGGTGCGCCACGGGGTGATCACGCTGGAAAACCATGTGACGGAGGGTGGCATCGGCTCGCTGGTCGCCGAGACCATGGCGGACGCCGGCGTCGGCAAGCGGCTGATCCGCCTGGGCCTGAAAGACACGTATGCGCATGGCGGCTCGCGCAGCTATCTGATGCGCTATTATGGCCTTGATGCGCTGGCGCTGGTGCGCGGCGTCGAGGAGCTTGTGGGCGAAAGCTTCGGCATCGACGAAAGTGATCTGGATTCGGCCCGCGTCGAGGATGTCCACTCGCTGGTCAAGGCGGAAGCGCTTTAG
- a CDS encoding thiamine pyrophosphate-dependent enzyme, producing the protein MRNSKTTEEVALGIRRRVFEHSIRNNGGYLSQACSAGEQLAWLYNEELKLGAPTLPMVPKPFEGVPSAQNPDYHTGAGYNGPATPEYDRLFIAPAHYALVAYATLIEVGRMAPEGLAMFNKDGSSVEMIGAEHSPGMEVHNGTLGIGLSTAAGLAYGRRRRGDTGRTWVFMSDGEVQEGQTWEAVQAAAYHGIDNLYAIMDVNDQQCDGAMSSVMDVGDIRTKFNDFGAVCVEIDGHDVDAMREAVKEPHSGKPLIILARTNPFNAMPILEERFPRLHYVRFKSEDERQRMNVSIAKDLGIEPIDYAH; encoded by the coding sequence GTGAGAAATTCCAAGACCACCGAAGAGGTCGCTCTCGGCATTCGCCGCCGCGTTTTCGAACACTCGATCCGCAATAATGGCGGCTATCTCAGCCAGGCCTGTTCGGCCGGCGAGCAGCTTGCCTGGCTTTACAACGAGGAGCTCAAGCTCGGCGCGCCGACCCTGCCGATGGTGCCGAAGCCCTTCGAAGGCGTGCCCTCGGCGCAAAATCCCGACTATCATACGGGCGCGGGCTATAACGGCCCGGCAACGCCGGAATACGACCGGCTGTTCATCGCGCCTGCCCATTATGCGCTGGTGGCCTATGCCACGCTGATCGAAGTCGGCCGCATGGCGCCGGAGGGGCTTGCCATGTTCAACAAGGACGGCTCCTCCGTCGAGATGATCGGCGCGGAGCATTCGCCGGGCATGGAAGTGCATAACGGCACGCTCGGCATCGGCCTTTCAACGGCGGCGGGGCTGGCTTACGGTCGCAGAAGGCGCGGCGATACCGGGCGTACCTGGGTGTTCATGTCCGACGGCGAAGTGCAGGAGGGGCAGACCTGGGAGGCTGTTCAGGCGGCGGCCTATCACGGCATCGACAATCTCTATGCGATCATGGACGTCAACGACCAGCAATGCGACGGGGCGATGAGCTCGGTCATGGATGTCGGCGATATCAGGACGAAGTTCAACGATTTCGGCGCCGTCTGCGTGGAAATCGACGGGCATGATGTCGACGCGATGCGCGAGGCGGTGAAGGAACCGCATTCGGGCAAGCCGCTGATCATCCTGGCGCGGACAAACCCGTTCAACGCCATGCCGATCCTGGAGGAGCGTTTTCCGCGGCTGCATTACGTGCGGTTCAAATCCGAAGACGAGCGCCAGCGCATGAATGTGTCGATTGCCAAAGACCTTGGCATCGAACCGATCGACTACGCCCACTGA
- a CDS encoding alcohol dehydrogenase catalytic domain-containing protein, which yields MNTMKAVRCHGFGHRHRLETGIAVPKPKPGEVLVRVDASGICAADRAMWDGTGPWSLPFPFTPGHEFTGTVVELGEGAGERHDLSVGDRAVAELNITYGNDFFRQRGLYHLADRMDVIGATLDGGWAEYMIYPADAVIHKVPENLSNAAACFTEPLANAIHGVERADIGFEDVVVVSGAGPIGMGMLQAARLKTPRKLILVNPGAAKRRLAERLGADMAFHPDDPELKTALADLTDGRGADVFLEASGQTQAFTLGLELLRKAGRLVVFGVYKKPVAVDLNIFGEFKELDIRGGHLAPFTYRTALDLMSRGLVDGDACVTHRYPLDRFEEALERRPEPDEVQIKIILDPQM from the coding sequence ATGAACACGATGAAAGCCGTCCGCTGCCATGGCTTCGGACATCGGCATCGGCTGGAAACCGGCATCGCCGTACCCAAGCCGAAGCCGGGCGAGGTGCTGGTCAGGGTCGATGCCAGCGGCATCTGCGCGGCGGACCGGGCAATGTGGGACGGTACGGGACCATGGTCGCTGCCCTTCCCCTTCACGCCCGGTCATGAGTTTACCGGGACGGTCGTGGAACTGGGAGAAGGCGCCGGCGAGCGGCACGATCTGAGCGTCGGCGATCGGGCCGTGGCAGAACTCAACATCACCTATGGCAATGACTTCTTCCGCCAGCGCGGCCTCTACCACCTCGCAGACAGGATGGACGTGATCGGCGCTACGCTTGACGGCGGCTGGGCGGAGTACATGATCTATCCGGCCGACGCCGTCATCCACAAGGTGCCCGAGAACCTCTCCAACGCGGCCGCCTGCTTTACCGAGCCGCTGGCAAACGCCATTCACGGCGTCGAGCGCGCCGATATCGGCTTCGAGGACGTCGTCGTGGTCTCGGGCGCCGGCCCGATCGGCATGGGCATGCTGCAGGCGGCCCGGCTGAAGACACCGCGCAAGCTCATCCTCGTCAATCCGGGCGCCGCCAAACGCAGGCTTGCCGAAAGGCTTGGGGCCGACATGGCTTTCCACCCGGATGACCCCGAGTTGAAGACGGCATTGGCGGATCTGACGGATGGACGGGGAGCCGATGTCTTTCTCGAAGCCTCCGGCCAGACTCAGGCCTTCACGCTGGGCCTGGAACTCCTGCGCAAGGCCGGCCGGCTTGTCGTCTTCGGCGTCTACAAGAAGCCGGTCGCCGTCGACCTCAATATTTTCGGGGAGTTCAAGGAGCTCGACATAAGAGGCGGGCATCTGGCCCCTTTCACCTATCGCACGGCGCTGGACTTGATGAGCCGGGGTCTTGTAGATGGAGACGCCTGCGTGACGCACCGCTATCCGCTGGACCGTTTCGAGGAAGCGCTTGAGCGACGACCGGAACCCGACGAGGTGCAGATCAAGATCATTCTCGACCCGCAAATGTGA
- a CDS encoding molybdopterin-dependent oxidoreductase, translated as MPYTAAHWGSYRIDRETGTLLPVEGDPQPSRIGKGWASASRDRNSRVMKPAIRKGWLEGDGGAGRSGDRYVEVSWDEALRHCAGELTRVRETYGNGAIFGGSYGWSSAGRFHHAQSQMRRFLNLAGGFVGARETYSHAAAEVLFPHIMGLSNRAFQDEVTAMPSVSGACELILAFGGISPRTAQVASSGTSRHEVAPWLESLAKGKTRLISVSPRRGDLDKAEWWAIRPGTDTALILSLCQEIIAAGRANEDFLKRCASGYETFRDYLSGQSDGVVKSAGWAADICDIPADTIRRTALELTEKRSLISMTWSMQRGDHGEQPIWAGLALAAIIGQIGLPGGGYAFGYGCTTPVGRPTRLIPWPSLPQGINPVSDFIPVARIADMLLNPGSEYPYNGETRTYPDIRLVWWTGGNPFHHHQDLNRLEEAWRRPETVIVNEHSWTATARRADIVLPATTPLERDDIMMNRRDPALIYMSALDAPMGDAMDDHEIFARLAGRMGFGEAFTKGKSSAEWLEHLWERAGKVAEAHGFALPNFETFKAEGRFDIPDEEEVRIALSAFAADPEASPLATESGRITLFNEKIAAMGLADCPGHPTWMPPVEWLGAAEDGLLQLISGQPDTRLHSQNDRGSESLADKVQGREAAYLHPDTASARGLEEGDIIRLFNQRGACLAGLRFDDGLRPDCIFLPTGAWYDPQIVDGCLLEVHGNPNALTIDKGCSALSQGNIAHTCLVRVEKWDRPLPALSIDLPPLA; from the coding sequence ATGCCCTATACGGCCGCCCATTGGGGAAGCTACCGCATCGACCGCGAAACCGGCACGCTTTTGCCTGTCGAGGGCGATCCGCAGCCCTCGCGGATCGGCAAGGGCTGGGCCAGCGCCTCACGCGACCGCAACAGCCGGGTCATGAAACCTGCCATCCGCAAGGGCTGGCTTGAAGGGGATGGCGGAGCGGGGCGCTCGGGCGACCGCTATGTCGAAGTCAGCTGGGACGAGGCGCTCCGTCATTGCGCGGGCGAGCTGACACGGGTGCGCGAAACGTATGGCAATGGCGCGATTTTCGGCGGCTCCTATGGCTGGTCGAGCGCCGGACGCTTTCACCATGCCCAAAGCCAGATGCGCCGTTTTCTCAATCTGGCCGGCGGCTTTGTCGGTGCGCGCGAAACCTATTCGCACGCTGCCGCCGAAGTGCTTTTTCCGCACATTATGGGGCTCTCCAACCGCGCCTTTCAGGATGAGGTGACGGCCATGCCTTCCGTCAGCGGGGCCTGCGAGTTGATACTCGCCTTTGGCGGCATTTCGCCCAGAACCGCGCAGGTCGCCTCCTCCGGCACGTCCCGCCACGAGGTCGCGCCCTGGCTTGAAAGCCTCGCGAAAGGAAAGACGCGTCTGATCTCGGTCTCGCCGCGTCGCGGCGACCTCGACAAGGCCGAATGGTGGGCGATCCGTCCGGGCACGGATACCGCGCTCATTCTGTCGCTCTGCCAAGAGATCATCGCCGCCGGACGGGCGAATGAAGACTTTCTCAAGCGCTGCGCCAGCGGCTATGAAACCTTTCGCGATTATCTTTCCGGCCAAAGCGACGGCGTGGTGAAGTCAGCCGGATGGGCGGCGGATATCTGCGATATTCCGGCCGACACGATCCGCAGGACCGCGCTGGAGCTGACCGAAAAACGCAGCCTGATCTCGATGACCTGGTCGATGCAGCGCGGCGACCACGGCGAACAGCCGATCTGGGCCGGGCTTGCGCTTGCCGCCATCATCGGCCAGATCGGCCTGCCGGGCGGCGGCTATGCCTTCGGCTATGGCTGCACCACGCCGGTCGGTCGCCCGACGCGGCTGATCCCCTGGCCGTCCCTGCCGCAGGGCATCAATCCGGTCAGCGATTTCATTCCCGTTGCCCGCATTGCCGACATGCTGCTCAATCCAGGGTCGGAGTATCCCTATAATGGCGAGACACGGACCTATCCGGATATCCGCCTCGTCTGGTGGACGGGCGGCAATCCGTTCCACCATCACCAGGATCTGAACCGCCTCGAAGAGGCCTGGCGACGCCCCGAAACGGTGATCGTCAACGAGCACAGCTGGACGGCAACGGCGCGCCGCGCCGATATCGTGCTGCCGGCAACGACGCCGCTGGAGCGCGATGACATCATGATGAACCGACGCGACCCGGCCCTGATCTACATGTCCGCGCTCGACGCGCCCATGGGCGATGCGATGGACGACCACGAGATTTTCGCCCGCCTTGCCGGGCGGATGGGCTTCGGCGAGGCCTTCACCAAAGGTAAAAGCTCTGCCGAATGGCTGGAGCACCTCTGGGAGCGCGCCGGGAAGGTGGCCGAGGCCCACGGCTTTGCACTGCCTAATTTCGAGACGTTCAAGGCGGAAGGCCGGTTTGATATTCCCGACGAGGAAGAGGTGCGGATCGCCCTGTCCGCCTTTGCCGCCGATCCGGAAGCCTCCCCGCTTGCCACCGAAAGCGGCCGGATCACCCTTTTCAACGAGAAGATTGCCGCCATGGGGCTTGCCGACTGCCCCGGCCACCCGACCTGGATGCCGCCGGTGGAATGGCTCGGCGCGGCGGAAGATGGCCTGCTGCAATTGATCTCCGGCCAGCCGGACACGCGGCTGCACTCACAGAATGATCGCGGTTCGGAATCGCTTGCCGACAAGGTGCAGGGCCGTGAGGCAGCCTACCTGCATCCCGATACGGCCAGCGCAAGAGGGCTGGAAGAAGGCGACATCATCCGCCTGTTCAACCAACGCGGAGCCTGCCTTGCCGGGCTTCGTTTCGATGACGGGCTCAGGCCCGACTGCATCTTCCTGCCGACAGGCGCCTGGTACGATCCGCAGATCGTCGACGGGTGCCTGCTGGAGGTCCATGGCAACCCCAATGCGCTCACCATTGACAAGGGTTGCTCGGCGCTTTCGCAGGGCAATATCGCCCACACCTGCCTCGTGCGGGTGGAAAAATGGGACCGCCCCCTGCCCGCGCTCTCGATCGACCTGCCGCCGCTCGCTTGA
- a CDS encoding ABC transporter permease produces MASETAGTPVWRDIVVRFGFLIVFALFVVFFAAWNPVFVQGQNLMNIIEGSAILMIIALGMTLIVATGGIDLSVGIALDFGAAFAIVAMKSFGMPWFGAACIGIAGGALVGLLNAALVVGLRISPFLATLGTFFIGSSVQRIFTNGGGPISYRQMPDEFRSLALGDLFGIPSEVIIALVLAAIYFFVLERSVWGRRIHAMGMQRSAAVVAGIKVNRILFFCFVMASATCAFGGLIAAANIRMFTPLSGFAYLLDAIAAVFIGAALHPRGRPNVPGTIAGVLFLGVVTNGLNLMGLNFNTKDALSGIILVAALALAVAQRNMRKS; encoded by the coding sequence ATGGCAAGTGAAACCGCAGGCACGCCGGTCTGGCGCGACATCGTTGTCCGCTTCGGATTCTTGATCGTCTTTGCCCTTTTCGTCGTGTTTTTCGCCGCCTGGAACCCGGTTTTCGTCCAGGGCCAGAACCTGATGAACATCATCGAGGGCTCGGCGATCCTGATGATCATCGCGCTCGGCATGACGCTGATCGTGGCGACCGGCGGCATCGATCTGTCCGTCGGGATCGCGCTCGATTTCGGCGCGGCCTTTGCCATCGTGGCGATGAAGAGTTTCGGCATGCCGTGGTTCGGCGCGGCCTGTATCGGCATTGCCGGCGGCGCTCTCGTCGGGCTGTTGAACGCGGCGCTGGTCGTTGGCCTGCGCATCAGCCCGTTTCTGGCGACGCTCGGGACCTTCTTCATCGGTTCCTCGGTGCAGCGCATCTTCACCAATGGCGGCGGGCCCATCTCCTACCGGCAGATGCCGGACGAGTTCCGCAGCCTTGCCCTCGGCGATCTCTTCGGCATCCCTTCCGAGGTGATCATCGCGCTCGTGCTGGCCGCGATCTATTTCTTTGTTCTCGAGCGTTCCGTCTGGGGCCGGCGCATTCATGCCATGGGCATGCAGCGTTCGGCGGCTGTCGTCGCCGGCATCAAGGTCAACCGGATTTTGTTTTTCTGCTTCGTCATGGCATCGGCGACCTGCGCCTTCGGCGGGTTGATTGCGGCGGCCAATATCCGCATGTTCACGCCGCTTTCGGGTTTTGCCTACCTGCTGGATGCGATTGCCGCCGTTTTTATCGGCGCCGCGCTTCATCCACGCGGACGGCCCAACGTGCCGGGAACAATAGCGGGCGTGCTGTTCCTCGGCGTGGTCACCAACGGGCTCAATCTGATGGGGTTGAACTTCAACACCAAGGACGCGCTGTCCGGCATCATTCTGGTCGCGGCGCTGGCGCTGGCCGTCGCCCAGCGCAACATGCGCAAGAGTTGA
- a CDS encoding ABC transporter permease: MLSRSIARHRLMAELVGFLPLIIFLALLTYVGVNAPNFMTLFNLKLVLMQSLPVVLLVTGLSAVVMAGGDDVVSGGIDLSIPATAVLCAGITAVLLASGLSLLAASLAALAAALAAGAVNAVLITRLRMTPLLTTLAMFVALVGINNMVTSRRRINLTDGHIGLLREDFVFGIPLGIVIVAFVVLVAYHLLHRTRWGLNLQAAGGSRDAAEISGLKVDRLVAQSYLLAAFMGFLTGFFVLARGNGYSPGVENNLMLEMVLANFLGAAFSPRRVVTMWGAVLGAVLVAAISIGLKTIGVNVFWTDLVKGALILVVVALSAISQRVQ, from the coding sequence ATGCTTAGCAGATCCATCGCCCGCCACCGGCTGATGGCGGAGCTTGTCGGCTTTCTGCCGCTGATCATTTTTCTGGCGCTTCTGACCTATGTGGGGGTCAACGCGCCCAACTTCATGACCCTGTTCAACCTGAAGCTGGTGCTGATGCAGAGCCTTCCAGTGGTCCTGCTGGTGACCGGCCTTTCCGCAGTGGTGATGGCCGGCGGAGATGATGTCGTGTCGGGCGGGATCGATCTTTCGATCCCCGCGACAGCCGTTCTTTGCGCCGGCATCACGGCAGTTCTTCTGGCCTCGGGCCTGTCGCTTCTGGCGGCATCGCTTGCAGCCCTTGCCGCAGCGCTTGCCGCTGGCGCGGTCAACGCCGTTCTGATCACGCGCCTCAGGATGACGCCGCTCTTGACCACGCTTGCCATGTTCGTGGCGCTGGTTGGCATCAACAACATGGTGACGTCGCGGCGGCGCATTAACCTGACCGACGGTCATATCGGCCTGTTGCGGGAGGATTTTGTCTTCGGCATTCCGCTCGGCATCGTGATCGTCGCTTTCGTTGTGCTCGTTGCCTATCACCTCCTGCACCGCACTCGCTGGGGCCTCAACCTTCAGGCGGCCGGCGGCAGCCGCGATGCGGCGGAAATCTCCGGTCTCAAGGTCGACCGTCTCGTTGCCCAGTCCTATCTGCTGGCAGCCTTCATGGGGTTTCTGACGGGCTTTTTCGTCCTGGCGCGCGGCAATGGCTATTCGCCGGGCGTGGAAAACAATCTCATGCTGGAAATGGTGCTGGCCAACTTCCTGGGCGCTGCCTTTTCCCCCCGCCGTGTGGTGACCATGTGGGGCGCCGTGCTCGGCGCCGTTCTGGTGGCGGCGATCTCGATCGGCCTGAAAACCATCGGCGTCAATGTCTTCTGGACCGACCTCGTCAAGGGCGCGCTGATCCTCGTGGTCGTGGCGCTGTCGGCAATTTCGCAAAGGGTGCAGTAA
- a CDS encoding sugar ABC transporter ATP-binding protein: MSDIAFRLKDIVKIFPGVKALDGASLEVRPGEVHGLVGENGAGKSTIIKVLAGIYQPEGGEIEIGGDRLDPANPDNVHAAGVRFIHQELHLVPHFTVTESVFMGQEISGPLGLARGAMRRRAEAFLRDTLGIELPGNRLIRDIGPAERKLVQVARALIDGHAKVVVFDEPTAPLASEEVLKVMHAIARLKRQGIAILYVSHYLNEITDICDRVTVFRQGRDVEVFETVSDDIAPALVSAMIGRELSAFFPDNHRTPGEIALQVDGLSDGHSFEGVNLAVRRGEIFGIAGLIGSGREELIDTLYGLRRAESGAVSLDGKPVRLKTAARAVEQGFVLVPRDRRHDGLVLSMTVEENATLSTLDENAAFGLVDRKKARAKTEELIGELDIRPANPAAVARFLSGGNQQKVVLARWLAKDARVFIFDEPTVGVDVGAKAEIYQLIERLAEAGAVVLISSSDPVELVGVCDRVAVMMRGAVSRTIDRDALQVDRLVAATTGADEEREATHA; this comes from the coding sequence ATGTCCGATATTGCGTTTCGGCTGAAGGACATCGTCAAGATTTTTCCCGGCGTGAAGGCGCTCGACGGCGCCAGTCTTGAAGTCCGGCCTGGCGAGGTTCACGGCCTTGTCGGCGAGAACGGCGCGGGAAAATCGACGATTATCAAGGTTCTGGCAGGTATCTACCAGCCCGAAGGCGGAGAGATCGAGATCGGCGGCGACAGGCTCGATCCGGCGAACCCGGATAATGTGCATGCCGCAGGCGTCCGGTTCATCCACCAGGAACTGCATCTGGTGCCCCATTTCACGGTCACCGAGTCAGTGTTCATGGGTCAGGAAATCTCCGGCCCGCTCGGCCTTGCCAGGGGCGCGATGCGTCGCAGGGCCGAGGCGTTCCTGCGCGACACGCTGGGCATCGAACTGCCCGGAAACCGGCTGATCCGCGATATCGGTCCGGCCGAGCGCAAGCTGGTGCAGGTCGCCCGCGCGCTGATCGACGGCCATGCCAAGGTCGTGGTGTTTGACGAGCCGACCGCCCCGCTTGCGAGCGAAGAGGTGCTGAAGGTGATGCACGCGATTGCCAGGCTGAAGCGCCAGGGGATCGCAATCCTCTATGTCTCGCATTATCTGAACGAGATTACCGATATCTGCGACCGCGTGACCGTCTTCCGCCAGGGGCGGGATGTTGAGGTGTTCGAGACCGTGTCCGACGATATTGCGCCGGCGCTCGTCTCCGCCATGATCGGGCGGGAGCTTTCGGCGTTCTTCCCGGACAATCACCGCACGCCCGGAGAGATCGCCCTTCAGGTTGACGGGCTGAGTGACGGCCACTCCTTCGAGGGCGTCAACCTCGCTGTCCGCCGCGGCGAAATCTTCGGCATTGCCGGCCTGATCGGCTCGGGCCGCGAGGAACTGATCGATACGCTTTACGGGCTCCGTCGCGCCGAGTCGGGCGCGGTCTCGCTTGATGGAAAGCCGGTAAGGCTGAAAACGGCGGCGCGGGCGGTCGAGCAGGGCTTCGTGCTGGTGCCGCGCGACCGCCGTCATGACGGGTTGGTGCTGTCGATGACGGTTGAGGAAAACGCGACGCTGTCGACGCTCGACGAAAACGCTGCCTTCGGCCTCGTCGACAGGAAGAAGGCGAGGGCAAAGACCGAGGAACTGATCGGCGAACTCGATATCCGTCCGGCCAATCCCGCCGCCGTCGCCCGTTTCCTGAGTGGCGGCAACCAGCAGAAGGTGGTTCTTGCCCGCTGGCTTGCCAAGGATGCGCGGGTCTTCATCTTCGATGAGCCGACCGTCGGCGTCGATGTCGGCGCAAAGGCGGAAATCTACCAGTTGATCGAACGGCTGGCAGAGGCCGGCGCGGTCGTGCTCATTTCCTCTTCCGATCCGGTGGAACTCGTCGGCGTCTGCGACCGCGTTGCGGTGATGATGCGCGGCGCGGTCAGCCGGACGATCGATCGCGACGCGCTGCAGGTCGACCGCCTTGTTGCCGCAACCACGGGCGCGGACGAAGAACGGGAGGCGACCCATGCTTAG